The Orcinus orca chromosome 16, mOrcOrc1.1, whole genome shotgun sequence genome includes a window with the following:
- the CIITA gene encoding MHC class II transactivator isoform X6 codes for MNHFQTILSQVRMLLSSHRPSQVQALLDNLLAEDLLSREYHYALLHEPDGEALARKISLTLMEKGDPDLAPLGWIWSGLQAPAAERDSGYKDPGGSGQHTTMELGPLEGGYLELLNSNADPLHLYHLYDRMDLAGEEELELCSEPDTDTINCEQFSRLLCDMEGDEETREAYANIAELDQYVFQDSQLEGLSKDIFIEHIGLEEMISESVEVLEEAGQKSQKRPFPEELPVDLKHRKLADPLAMPVVTSAFLVGLVSDSSAQPCPSPPALFNKEPAPSQTRLEDTVPPSSSLLSCLSLPAGPIQIIPTLSTLPQGLWQISGAGTGVSSILIYQEDEMSPTQCPAAHEASSKLPKWPESVEQFYCSLRNKYQAKPAGPEGILVEVDLVRVRLERSSGKSQDRELTTLDWAERQPARGSLGEVLLASSNHRRPRETQVIAVLGKAGQGKSHWVQTVSWAWACGQLPQYDFFFCIPCHCLDRPGDTYRLQDLLFSLGSQPLSVDDEVFSYILRRPDRILLILDAFEELEAQDGFLHSAGGPTSAEARSLRGLLAGLFQRKLLRGCTLLLTARPRGRLAQSLSKADALFEVAGFSAQQAETYVMRYFECSGTTEHQKRALALLQSQPFLLSHSHSPTVCRAVCQLLEALLELGDEAQLPSTLTGLYVGLLGPGARDSPPGALVGLARLAWELGRGHQSSLREGQFPSAEVRVWAVAQGLVQPTPGAPETKLAFSSFLLQCFLGAVWLALSSEIKDKELPQYLALTPRKKRPYDNWLEGVPRFLVGLVFQPRACCLGALAGLAGSASAVRKQEVLTRYLKRLQPGALKAGRLLELLHCAHEALDAGLWQHVLQGLPAHLSFLGTRLTPPDTYVLGSALEAAGRDFSLDLRSTGVDPSGLGSLVGLSCVTRFRAALSDTVELWESLQQHGEAKLLRAVKEKFTIEPFKAESMKDVEDLGNLVQIQRTRSSSEDTPGELPAIRDLKKLEFALGPILGPQAFPKLVKILEAFSSLQHLDLDSLSENKIGDEGVAQLSATFPQLKALETLNLSQNNITDLGACKLAEALPLLAASLLRLSLYNNCICDVGAESLAHVLPDMVSLRVLDVQYNKFTAAGAQQLTASLRKCPHVEKLAMWTPTIPFGVQEHLQQLDSRIILR; via the exons GCAGTGGACAGCACACAACCATGGAGTTGGGGCCTCTAGAAGGTGGGTACCTGGAGCTTCTCAACAGCAATGCTGACCCTTTGCATCTCTACCACCTCTATGACCGGATGGACCTGGCTGGAGAAGAAGAGCTAGAGCTCTGCTCAG AACCTGATACGGACACCATCAACTGCGAACAGTTCAGCAGGCTGTTGTGTGATATGGAAGGTGATGAAGAGACCAGGGAGGCTTATGCCAATATCG CGGAACTGGACCAGTATGTCTTCCAGGATTCCCAGCTGGAGGGCCTGAGCAAAGACATTTTCA TCGAGCACATAGGACTGGAAGAAATGATCAGCGAGAGTGTGGAGGTGCTGGAGGAAGCAGGACAGAAAAGTCAGAAAAGAC CCTTCCCAGAGGAGCTGCCTGTGGATCTGAAGCACAGGAAGCTAG CTGACCCCCTAGCCATGCCCGTGGTGACTAGTGCTTTCCTGGTGGGGCTAGTGAGTGACTCTTCAGCTCAGCCCTGCCCATCACCACCTGCTCTGTTCAACAAGGAGCCAGCACCCAGCCAGACCCGGCTGGAGGACACCG TGCCCCCTTCCAGTTCCTTGTTGAGCTGCCTGAGTCTCCCTGCTGGACCCATCCAGATCATCCCCACTCTCTCCACTCTGCCCCAGGGGCTCTGGCAAATCTCAGGGGCTGGGACAGGGGTCTCCAGTATACTCATCTACCAAG AGGATGAGATGTCCCCCACCCAATGCCCAGCAGCTCACGAGGCATCCAGCAAGCTTCCCAAGTGGCCTG AGAGTGTGGAACAATTCTACTGCTCGCTACGGAACAAGTACCAGGCTAAGCCCGCAGGCCCAGAAGGCATCCTGGTGGAGGTGGacctggtgagggtaaggctggAGAGGAGCAGCGGCAAAAGCCAGGACAGAGAGCTGACCACCCTGGACTGGGCAGAGCGGCAGCCGGCCCGAGGAAGTCTGGGCGAGGTGCTGCTGGCCTCTAGCAACCACCGGCGGCCACGTGAGACGCAGGTGATCGCCGTGCTGGGCAAAGCAGGACAGGGGAAGAGTCACTGGGTCCAGACCGtgagctgggcctgggcctgcGGCCAGCTGCCACAGTACGACTTTTTCTTCTGCATCCCCTGCCACTGTTTGGACCGTCCGGGGGACACCTACCGCCTGCAGGATCTGCTCTTCTCCCTGGGTTCACAGCCACTGTCAGTGGACGACGAGGTCTTCAGTTACATCTTGAGGAGGCCCGACCGCATTCTGCTCATCCTGGATGCCTTCGAGGAGCTCGAAGCCCAAGACGGCTTCCTGCACAGTGCGGGTGGACCCACGTCAGCAGAAGCCCGCTCCCTCCGGGGGCTGCTGGCGGGCCTCTTCCAGCGCAAGCTGCTGAGAGGCTGCACCCTGCTGCTTACAGCCCGGCCCCGGGGCCGCCTGGCCCAGAGCCTGAGCAAGGCCGACGCTCTGTTCGAAGTGGCCGGCTTCTCCGCCCAGCAGGCCGAGACCTATGTGATGCGCTACTTTGAGTGTTCGGGGACCACCGAGCACCAAAAGAGAGCCCTGGCGCTCCTCCAGTCCCAGCCATTTCTCCTGAGTCACAGCCATAGCCCCACTGTGTGCCGGGCCGTGTGCCAGCTCTTGGAGGCCCTCCTGGAGCTAGGTGATGAGGCCCAGCTGCCTTCCACGCTCACGGGACTCTATGTTGGCTTACTAGGCCCAGGAGCCCGTGACAGCCCCCCAGGGGCCCTGGTGGGACTGGCCAGGCTGGCCTGGGAGCTGGGCCGCGGTCACCAGAGCAGCCTGCGGGAGGGCCAGTTCCCATCGGCCGAGGTGAGGGTCTGGGCTGTGGCCCAAGGCTTGGTGCAGCCCACCCCGGGGGCCCCGGAGACCAAGCTGGCCTTCTCCAGCTTCCTCCTGCAATGCTTCCTGGGGGCCGTGTGGCTGGCTCTGAGCAGCGAAATCAAGGACAAGGAGCTGCCGCAGTATTTGGCATTGACCCCGAGGAAGAAGAGGCCCTATGACAACTGGCTGGAGGGCGTGCCGCGCTTTCTGGTCGGGCTGGTCTTCCAGCCTCGTGCCTGCTGCCTGGGAGCCCTGGCAGGGCTGGCGGGCTCCGCCTCAGCGGTCAGGAAGCAGGAGGTGCTCACCAGGTACCTGAAGCGGCTGCAGCCTGGGGCGCTGAAGGCGGGGCGGCTGCTGGAGCTGCTGCACTGCGCCCACGAGGCGCTGGATGCCGGGCTTTGGCAGCATGTGCTGCAGGGGCTCCCGGCCCACCTCTCGTTCCTGGGCACCCGGCTCACACCTCCCGACACCTACGTGCTGGGCAGTGCCTTGGAGGCGGCGGGCCGAGACTTCTCCCTGGACCTCCGCAGCACTGGCGTTGACCCCTCTGGACTGGGGAGCCTCGTGGGACTCAGCTGTGTCACCCGTTTCAG GGCTGCCTTGAGTGACACAGTGGAGCTGTGGGAGTCCCTACAGCAGCATGGGGAGGCCAAGTTACTCCGAGCAGTGAAGGAGAAGTTCACCATTGAGCCTTTCAAGGCTGAATCCATGAAGGATGTGGAAGACCTGGGCAACCTTGTGCAGATCCAGAG GACAAGAAGTTCCTCTGAAGACACGCCTGGGGAACTCCCTGCCATCCGAGACTTAAAGAAGCTGGAGTTTGC GCTGGGCCCCATCTTGGGCCCTCAGGCTTTTCCCAAACTGGTGAAGATCCTTGAGGCCTTTTCTTCCCTTCAGCATCTGGA CCTGGACTCACTGAGTGAGAACAAGATCGGGGATGAGGGTGTCGCCCAGCTCTCGGCCACCTTCCCTCAGCTGAAGGCCCTGGAGACGCTCAA TTTGTcccagaacaatatcactgactTGGGTGCCTGCAAGCTGGCGGAGGCCCTGCCCTTGCTGGCTGCGTCCCTCCTCAGGCTGAG CTTGTACAATAACTGCATCTGCGATGTGGGAGCTGAGAGCCTGGCACACGTGCTTCCAGACATGGTGTCCCTCCGGGTGCTGGA TGTCCAGTACAACAAATTCACAGCTGCCGGGGCCCAGCAGCTCACTGCCAGCCTGAGAAAGTGCCCTCACGTGGAGAAGCTGGC GATGTGGACGCCCACCATCCCTTTTGGCGTCCAGGAACACCTGCAGCAGCTGGACTCAAGGATCATCCTGAGATGA
- the CIITA gene encoding MHC class II transactivator isoform X1 has translation MRCLATRPAGSYLPEPQGSGQHTTMELGPLEGGYLELLNSNADPLHLYHLYDRMDLAGEEELELCSEPDTDTINCEQFSRLLCDMEGDEETREAYANIAELDQYVFQDSQLEGLSKDIFIEHIGLEEMISESVEVLEEAGQKSQKRPFPEELPVDLKHRKLADPLAMPVVTSAFLVGLVSDSSAQPCPSPPALFNKEPAPSQTRLEDTVPPSSSLLSCLSLPAGPIQIIPTLSTLPQGLWQISGAGTGVSSILIYQGEMPQASQTPASSCTAVHSLPKSPDRPGSTSPFAPSAADLPSMPEPALTSRTNLTEDEMSPTQCPAAHEASSKLPKWPESVEQFYCSLRNKYQAKPAGPEGILVEVDLVRVRLERSSGKSQDRELTTLDWAERQPARGSLGEVLLASSNHRRPRETQVIAVLGKAGQGKSHWVQTVSWAWACGQLPQYDFFFCIPCHCLDRPGDTYRLQDLLFSLGSQPLSVDDEVFSYILRRPDRILLILDAFEELEAQDGFLHSAGGPTSAEARSLRGLLAGLFQRKLLRGCTLLLTARPRGRLAQSLSKADALFEVAGFSAQQAETYVMRYFECSGTTEHQKRALALLQSQPFLLSHSHSPTVCRAVCQLLEALLELGDEAQLPSTLTGLYVGLLGPGARDSPPGALVGLARLAWELGRGHQSSLREGQFPSAEVRVWAVAQGLVQPTPGAPETKLAFSSFLLQCFLGAVWLALSSEIKDKELPQYLALTPRKKRPYDNWLEGVPRFLVGLVFQPRACCLGALAGLAGSASAVRKQEVLTRYLKRLQPGALKAGRLLELLHCAHEALDAGLWQHVLQGLPAHLSFLGTRLTPPDTYVLGSALEAAGRDFSLDLRSTGVDPSGLGSLVGLSCVTRFRAALSDTVELWESLQQHGEAKLLRAVKEKFTIEPFKAESMKDVEDLGNLVQIQRTRSSSEDTPGELPAIRDLKKLEFALGPILGPQAFPKLVKILEAFSSLQHLDLDSLSENKIGDEGVAQLSATFPQLKALETLNLSQNNITDLGACKLAEALPLLAASLLRLSLYNNCICDVGAESLAHVLPDMVSLRVLDVQYNKFTAAGAQQLTASLRKCPHVEKLAMWTPTIPFGVQEHLQQLDSRIILR, from the exons GCAGTGGACAGCACACAACCATGGAGTTGGGGCCTCTAGAAGGTGGGTACCTGGAGCTTCTCAACAGCAATGCTGACCCTTTGCATCTCTACCACCTCTATGACCGGATGGACCTGGCTGGAGAAGAAGAGCTAGAGCTCTGCTCAG AACCTGATACGGACACCATCAACTGCGAACAGTTCAGCAGGCTGTTGTGTGATATGGAAGGTGATGAAGAGACCAGGGAGGCTTATGCCAATATCG CGGAACTGGACCAGTATGTCTTCCAGGATTCCCAGCTGGAGGGCCTGAGCAAAGACATTTTCA TCGAGCACATAGGACTGGAAGAAATGATCAGCGAGAGTGTGGAGGTGCTGGAGGAAGCAGGACAGAAAAGTCAGAAAAGAC CCTTCCCAGAGGAGCTGCCTGTGGATCTGAAGCACAGGAAGCTAG CTGACCCCCTAGCCATGCCCGTGGTGACTAGTGCTTTCCTGGTGGGGCTAGTGAGTGACTCTTCAGCTCAGCCCTGCCCATCACCACCTGCTCTGTTCAACAAGGAGCCAGCACCCAGCCAGACCCGGCTGGAGGACACCG TGCCCCCTTCCAGTTCCTTGTTGAGCTGCCTGAGTCTCCCTGCTGGACCCATCCAGATCATCCCCACTCTCTCCACTCTGCCCCAGGGGCTCTGGCAAATCTCAGGGGCTGGGACAGGGGTCTCCAGTATACTCATCTACCAAG GTGAGATGCCCCAGGCCAGCCAAACACCCGCCTCCAGCTGCACAGCTGTCCACAGCCTCCCAAAGTCCCCAGACCGGCCCGGCTCCACCAGCCCCTTTGCCCCATCGGCAGCTGACCTCCCCAGCATGCCTGAACCAGCCCTGACCTCCCGTACAAACCTAACAG AGGATGAGATGTCCCCCACCCAATGCCCAGCAGCTCACGAGGCATCCAGCAAGCTTCCCAAGTGGCCTG AGAGTGTGGAACAATTCTACTGCTCGCTACGGAACAAGTACCAGGCTAAGCCCGCAGGCCCAGAAGGCATCCTGGTGGAGGTGGacctggtgagggtaaggctggAGAGGAGCAGCGGCAAAAGCCAGGACAGAGAGCTGACCACCCTGGACTGGGCAGAGCGGCAGCCGGCCCGAGGAAGTCTGGGCGAGGTGCTGCTGGCCTCTAGCAACCACCGGCGGCCACGTGAGACGCAGGTGATCGCCGTGCTGGGCAAAGCAGGACAGGGGAAGAGTCACTGGGTCCAGACCGtgagctgggcctgggcctgcGGCCAGCTGCCACAGTACGACTTTTTCTTCTGCATCCCCTGCCACTGTTTGGACCGTCCGGGGGACACCTACCGCCTGCAGGATCTGCTCTTCTCCCTGGGTTCACAGCCACTGTCAGTGGACGACGAGGTCTTCAGTTACATCTTGAGGAGGCCCGACCGCATTCTGCTCATCCTGGATGCCTTCGAGGAGCTCGAAGCCCAAGACGGCTTCCTGCACAGTGCGGGTGGACCCACGTCAGCAGAAGCCCGCTCCCTCCGGGGGCTGCTGGCGGGCCTCTTCCAGCGCAAGCTGCTGAGAGGCTGCACCCTGCTGCTTACAGCCCGGCCCCGGGGCCGCCTGGCCCAGAGCCTGAGCAAGGCCGACGCTCTGTTCGAAGTGGCCGGCTTCTCCGCCCAGCAGGCCGAGACCTATGTGATGCGCTACTTTGAGTGTTCGGGGACCACCGAGCACCAAAAGAGAGCCCTGGCGCTCCTCCAGTCCCAGCCATTTCTCCTGAGTCACAGCCATAGCCCCACTGTGTGCCGGGCCGTGTGCCAGCTCTTGGAGGCCCTCCTGGAGCTAGGTGATGAGGCCCAGCTGCCTTCCACGCTCACGGGACTCTATGTTGGCTTACTAGGCCCAGGAGCCCGTGACAGCCCCCCAGGGGCCCTGGTGGGACTGGCCAGGCTGGCCTGGGAGCTGGGCCGCGGTCACCAGAGCAGCCTGCGGGAGGGCCAGTTCCCATCGGCCGAGGTGAGGGTCTGGGCTGTGGCCCAAGGCTTGGTGCAGCCCACCCCGGGGGCCCCGGAGACCAAGCTGGCCTTCTCCAGCTTCCTCCTGCAATGCTTCCTGGGGGCCGTGTGGCTGGCTCTGAGCAGCGAAATCAAGGACAAGGAGCTGCCGCAGTATTTGGCATTGACCCCGAGGAAGAAGAGGCCCTATGACAACTGGCTGGAGGGCGTGCCGCGCTTTCTGGTCGGGCTGGTCTTCCAGCCTCGTGCCTGCTGCCTGGGAGCCCTGGCAGGGCTGGCGGGCTCCGCCTCAGCGGTCAGGAAGCAGGAGGTGCTCACCAGGTACCTGAAGCGGCTGCAGCCTGGGGCGCTGAAGGCGGGGCGGCTGCTGGAGCTGCTGCACTGCGCCCACGAGGCGCTGGATGCCGGGCTTTGGCAGCATGTGCTGCAGGGGCTCCCGGCCCACCTCTCGTTCCTGGGCACCCGGCTCACACCTCCCGACACCTACGTGCTGGGCAGTGCCTTGGAGGCGGCGGGCCGAGACTTCTCCCTGGACCTCCGCAGCACTGGCGTTGACCCCTCTGGACTGGGGAGCCTCGTGGGACTCAGCTGTGTCACCCGTTTCAG GGCTGCCTTGAGTGACACAGTGGAGCTGTGGGAGTCCCTACAGCAGCATGGGGAGGCCAAGTTACTCCGAGCAGTGAAGGAGAAGTTCACCATTGAGCCTTTCAAGGCTGAATCCATGAAGGATGTGGAAGACCTGGGCAACCTTGTGCAGATCCAGAG GACAAGAAGTTCCTCTGAAGACACGCCTGGGGAACTCCCTGCCATCCGAGACTTAAAGAAGCTGGAGTTTGC GCTGGGCCCCATCTTGGGCCCTCAGGCTTTTCCCAAACTGGTGAAGATCCTTGAGGCCTTTTCTTCCCTTCAGCATCTGGA CCTGGACTCACTGAGTGAGAACAAGATCGGGGATGAGGGTGTCGCCCAGCTCTCGGCCACCTTCCCTCAGCTGAAGGCCCTGGAGACGCTCAA TTTGTcccagaacaatatcactgactTGGGTGCCTGCAAGCTGGCGGAGGCCCTGCCCTTGCTGGCTGCGTCCCTCCTCAGGCTGAG CTTGTACAATAACTGCATCTGCGATGTGGGAGCTGAGAGCCTGGCACACGTGCTTCCAGACATGGTGTCCCTCCGGGTGCTGGA TGTCCAGTACAACAAATTCACAGCTGCCGGGGCCCAGCAGCTCACTGCCAGCCTGAGAAAGTGCCCTCACGTGGAGAAGCTGGC GATGTGGACGCCCACCATCCCTTTTGGCGTCCAGGAACACCTGCAGCAGCTGGACTCAAGGATCATCCTGAGATGA
- the CIITA gene encoding MHC class II transactivator isoform X5 yields the protein MRCLATRPAGSYLPEPQGKSVDWESCARGSGADPTTGSLLGLVQGSGQHTTMELGPLEGGYLELLNSNADPLHLYHLYDRMDLAGEEELELCSEPDTDTINCEQFSRLLCDMEGDEETREAYANIAELDQYVFQDSQLEGLSKDIFIEHIGLEEMISESVEVLEEAGQKSQKRPFPEELPVDLKHRKLADPLAMPVVTSAFLVGLVSDSSAQPCPSPPALFNKEPAPSQTRLEDTVPPSSSLLSCLSLPAGPIQIIPTLSTLPQGLWQISGAGTGVSSILIYQGEMPQASQTPASSCTAVHSLPKSPDRPGSTSPFAPSAADLPSMPEPALTSRTNLTEDEMSPTQCPAAHEASSKLPKWPESVEQFYCSLRNKYQAKPAGPEGILVEVDLVRVRLERSSGKSQDRELTTLDWAERQPARGSLGEVLLASSNHRRPRETQVIAVLGKAGQGKSHWVQTVSWAWACGQLPQYDFFFCIPCHCLDRPGDTYRLQDLLFSLGSQPLSVDDEVFSYILRRPDRILLILDAFEELEAQDGFLHSAGGPTSAEARSLRGLLAGLFQRKLLRGCTLLLTARPRGRLAQSLSKADALFEVAGFSAQQAETYVMRYFECSGTTEHQKRALALLQSQPFLLSHSHSPTVCRAVCQLLEALLELGDEAQLPSTLTGLYVGLLGPGARDSPPGALVGLARLAWELGRGHQSSLREGQFPSAEVRVWAVAQGLVQPTPGAPETKLAFSSFLLQCFLGAVWLALSSEIKDKELPQYLALTPRKKRPYDNWLEGVPRFLVGLVFQPRACCLGALAGLAGSASAVRKQEVLTRYLKRLQPGALKAGRLLELLHCAHEALDAGLWQHVLQGLPAHLSFLGTRLTPPDTYVLGSALEAAGRDFSLDLRSTGVDPSGLGSLVGLSCVTRFRAALSDTVELWESLQQHGEAKLLRAVKEKFTIEPFKAESMKDVEDLGNLVQIQRTRSSSEDTPGELPAIRDLKKLEFALGPILGPQAFPKLVKILEAFSSLQHLDLDSLSENKIGDEGVAQLSATFPQLKALETLNLSQNNITDLGACKLAEALPLLAASLLRLSLYNNCICDVGAESLAHVLPDMVSLRVLDVQYNKFTAAGAQQLTASLRKCPHVEKLAMWTPTIPFGVQEHLQQLDSRIILR from the exons GCAGTGGACAGCACACAACCATGGAGTTGGGGCCTCTAGAAGGTGGGTACCTGGAGCTTCTCAACAGCAATGCTGACCCTTTGCATCTCTACCACCTCTATGACCGGATGGACCTGGCTGGAGAAGAAGAGCTAGAGCTCTGCTCAG AACCTGATACGGACACCATCAACTGCGAACAGTTCAGCAGGCTGTTGTGTGATATGGAAGGTGATGAAGAGACCAGGGAGGCTTATGCCAATATCG CGGAACTGGACCAGTATGTCTTCCAGGATTCCCAGCTGGAGGGCCTGAGCAAAGACATTTTCA TCGAGCACATAGGACTGGAAGAAATGATCAGCGAGAGTGTGGAGGTGCTGGAGGAAGCAGGACAGAAAAGTCAGAAAAGAC CCTTCCCAGAGGAGCTGCCTGTGGATCTGAAGCACAGGAAGCTAG CTGACCCCCTAGCCATGCCCGTGGTGACTAGTGCTTTCCTGGTGGGGCTAGTGAGTGACTCTTCAGCTCAGCCCTGCCCATCACCACCTGCTCTGTTCAACAAGGAGCCAGCACCCAGCCAGACCCGGCTGGAGGACACCG TGCCCCCTTCCAGTTCCTTGTTGAGCTGCCTGAGTCTCCCTGCTGGACCCATCCAGATCATCCCCACTCTCTCCACTCTGCCCCAGGGGCTCTGGCAAATCTCAGGGGCTGGGACAGGGGTCTCCAGTATACTCATCTACCAAG GTGAGATGCCCCAGGCCAGCCAAACACCCGCCTCCAGCTGCACAGCTGTCCACAGCCTCCCAAAGTCCCCAGACCGGCCCGGCTCCACCAGCCCCTTTGCCCCATCGGCAGCTGACCTCCCCAGCATGCCTGAACCAGCCCTGACCTCCCGTACAAACCTAACAG AGGATGAGATGTCCCCCACCCAATGCCCAGCAGCTCACGAGGCATCCAGCAAGCTTCCCAAGTGGCCTG AGAGTGTGGAACAATTCTACTGCTCGCTACGGAACAAGTACCAGGCTAAGCCCGCAGGCCCAGAAGGCATCCTGGTGGAGGTGGacctggtgagggtaaggctggAGAGGAGCAGCGGCAAAAGCCAGGACAGAGAGCTGACCACCCTGGACTGGGCAGAGCGGCAGCCGGCCCGAGGAAGTCTGGGCGAGGTGCTGCTGGCCTCTAGCAACCACCGGCGGCCACGTGAGACGCAGGTGATCGCCGTGCTGGGCAAAGCAGGACAGGGGAAGAGTCACTGGGTCCAGACCGtgagctgggcctgggcctgcGGCCAGCTGCCACAGTACGACTTTTTCTTCTGCATCCCCTGCCACTGTTTGGACCGTCCGGGGGACACCTACCGCCTGCAGGATCTGCTCTTCTCCCTGGGTTCACAGCCACTGTCAGTGGACGACGAGGTCTTCAGTTACATCTTGAGGAGGCCCGACCGCATTCTGCTCATCCTGGATGCCTTCGAGGAGCTCGAAGCCCAAGACGGCTTCCTGCACAGTGCGGGTGGACCCACGTCAGCAGAAGCCCGCTCCCTCCGGGGGCTGCTGGCGGGCCTCTTCCAGCGCAAGCTGCTGAGAGGCTGCACCCTGCTGCTTACAGCCCGGCCCCGGGGCCGCCTGGCCCAGAGCCTGAGCAAGGCCGACGCTCTGTTCGAAGTGGCCGGCTTCTCCGCCCAGCAGGCCGAGACCTATGTGATGCGCTACTTTGAGTGTTCGGGGACCACCGAGCACCAAAAGAGAGCCCTGGCGCTCCTCCAGTCCCAGCCATTTCTCCTGAGTCACAGCCATAGCCCCACTGTGTGCCGGGCCGTGTGCCAGCTCTTGGAGGCCCTCCTGGAGCTAGGTGATGAGGCCCAGCTGCCTTCCACGCTCACGGGACTCTATGTTGGCTTACTAGGCCCAGGAGCCCGTGACAGCCCCCCAGGGGCCCTGGTGGGACTGGCCAGGCTGGCCTGGGAGCTGGGCCGCGGTCACCAGAGCAGCCTGCGGGAGGGCCAGTTCCCATCGGCCGAGGTGAGGGTCTGGGCTGTGGCCCAAGGCTTGGTGCAGCCCACCCCGGGGGCCCCGGAGACCAAGCTGGCCTTCTCCAGCTTCCTCCTGCAATGCTTCCTGGGGGCCGTGTGGCTGGCTCTGAGCAGCGAAATCAAGGACAAGGAGCTGCCGCAGTATTTGGCATTGACCCCGAGGAAGAAGAGGCCCTATGACAACTGGCTGGAGGGCGTGCCGCGCTTTCTGGTCGGGCTGGTCTTCCAGCCTCGTGCCTGCTGCCTGGGAGCCCTGGCAGGGCTGGCGGGCTCCGCCTCAGCGGTCAGGAAGCAGGAGGTGCTCACCAGGTACCTGAAGCGGCTGCAGCCTGGGGCGCTGAAGGCGGGGCGGCTGCTGGAGCTGCTGCACTGCGCCCACGAGGCGCTGGATGCCGGGCTTTGGCAGCATGTGCTGCAGGGGCTCCCGGCCCACCTCTCGTTCCTGGGCACCCGGCTCACACCTCCCGACACCTACGTGCTGGGCAGTGCCTTGGAGGCGGCGGGCCGAGACTTCTCCCTGGACCTCCGCAGCACTGGCGTTGACCCCTCTGGACTGGGGAGCCTCGTGGGACTCAGCTGTGTCACCCGTTTCAG GGCTGCCTTGAGTGACACAGTGGAGCTGTGGGAGTCCCTACAGCAGCATGGGGAGGCCAAGTTACTCCGAGCAGTGAAGGAGAAGTTCACCATTGAGCCTTTCAAGGCTGAATCCATGAAGGATGTGGAAGACCTGGGCAACCTTGTGCAGATCCAGAG GACAAGAAGTTCCTCTGAAGACACGCCTGGGGAACTCCCTGCCATCCGAGACTTAAAGAAGCTGGAGTTTGC GCTGGGCCCCATCTTGGGCCCTCAGGCTTTTCCCAAACTGGTGAAGATCCTTGAGGCCTTTTCTTCCCTTCAGCATCTGGA CCTGGACTCACTGAGTGAGAACAAGATCGGGGATGAGGGTGTCGCCCAGCTCTCGGCCACCTTCCCTCAGCTGAAGGCCCTGGAGACGCTCAA TTTGTcccagaacaatatcactgactTGGGTGCCTGCAAGCTGGCGGAGGCCCTGCCCTTGCTGGCTGCGTCCCTCCTCAGGCTGAG CTTGTACAATAACTGCATCTGCGATGTGGGAGCTGAGAGCCTGGCACACGTGCTTCCAGACATGGTGTCCCTCCGGGTGCTGGA TGTCCAGTACAACAAATTCACAGCTGCCGGGGCCCAGCAGCTCACTGCCAGCCTGAGAAAGTGCCCTCACGTGGAGAAGCTGGC GATGTGGACGCCCACCATCCCTTTTGGCGTCCAGGAACACCTGCAGCAGCTGGACTCAAGGATCATCCTGAGATGA